The following are from one region of the Acidobacteriota bacterium genome:
- a CDS encoding MFS transporter has product MDPAPEQEVSTISFASYLRLLRGNANFRRLWGAQVVSEIGDWFYTLAIYNLLLQLTGRAGSVALALVLQVLPQTVIGTAAGVVNDRIRRKHVMIATDLGRMVIVFCMLFVRSKEMVWLVYPLLIAETLLAAFFEPARSAVIPNIVKREDAVLANTLSSTTWSLNLMIGATLGGAVAALLGRDWVFILNALSFLASALLILRMRFDEPHAEGARPLHVRDLVDFSPIVEGFRYVRSQARLRSAIFLKAGNLMIGPGWVLFTVMGQNEFAIRWHGLAPARGAFVGMSLLLGARGLGALLGPLVTAPWAGQQIRRLETAIFWGFLASGAGYMMLGVAGHLWQACLCVMLAHFGGAINWVFSTTLLQLQSEDKFRGRVFAADLGLCMFTIAAGAYLAGKFVDMGFAARHVASAAGACMLIPAALWGMAIRWKKPHADS; this is encoded by the coding sequence ATGGACCCAGCTCCTGAGCAGGAAGTCAGCACCATTTCGTTCGCCTCCTACCTGCGCCTGTTGCGCGGGAACGCCAATTTCCGGCGTCTATGGGGCGCGCAAGTGGTCAGCGAAATCGGGGACTGGTTCTACACTCTGGCGATTTACAACCTGCTGCTGCAACTCACCGGGCGCGCCGGATCGGTGGCCCTCGCCCTGGTTCTGCAAGTTCTCCCGCAGACGGTAATCGGCACGGCGGCCGGCGTCGTGAACGACCGCATTCGACGCAAACACGTCATGATCGCCACCGACCTGGGACGCATGGTCATCGTGTTCTGCATGCTCTTCGTACGTTCCAAAGAGATGGTGTGGCTGGTCTACCCCCTGCTGATTGCGGAAACCCTTCTGGCCGCTTTCTTTGAACCGGCGCGTAGCGCGGTGATCCCCAACATCGTGAAACGCGAAGACGCAGTTCTCGCCAACACCCTGTCCTCGACCACGTGGTCTCTGAATCTGATGATCGGCGCAACCTTGGGAGGCGCGGTCGCGGCTCTGTTGGGACGGGATTGGGTCTTCATCCTGAATGCATTGTCTTTTCTGGCTTCGGCTCTGCTGATCCTCCGGATGCGCTTTGACGAGCCACATGCCGAGGGCGCGCGGCCGCTGCATGTTCGCGATCTCGTGGATTTTTCTCCGATCGTCGAGGGCTTCCGCTACGTGCGTTCCCAGGCTCGTCTGCGTTCGGCGATTTTCCTGAAAGCCGGAAACTTGATGATCGGGCCCGGCTGGGTACTGTTCACGGTGATGGGACAAAATGAATTTGCCATCCGCTGGCATGGACTTGCCCCGGCGCGCGGGGCATTCGTGGGCATGAGCCTTCTGCTCGGCGCCCGCGGACTGGGCGCGCTCCTCGGCCCGCTGGTGACCGCGCCCTGGGCTGGACAGCAGATTCGAAGACTGGAGACCGCCATCTTCTGGGGATTCCTGGCCTCCGGGGCCGGTTACATGATGCTCGGGGTAGCCGGACATCTGTGGCAAGCCTGCTTGTGCGTGATGCTGGCCCACTTCGGTGGCGCGATCAACTGGGTGTTTTCAACGACCCTGCTGCAATTGCAAAGCGAAGATAAATTCCGAGGCCGCGTCTTCGCCGCTGACTTGGGACTCTGCATGTTTACGATTGCCGCCGGCGCCTACCTGGCAGGAAAATTTGTCGACATGGGCTTCGCCGCCCGGCATGTCGCGAGCGCAGCGGGAGCATGCATGCTGATCCCGGCAGCATTGTGGGGGATGGCAATTCGCTGGAAGAAACCACACGCGGACTCTTGA
- the pdxT gene encoding pyridoxal 5'-phosphate synthase glutaminase subunit PdxT, protein MKIGVLALQGDFDAHRRRLEELGAEVVLVKKPEQFEEIAALVIPGGESSTFLKLLGEEGFKKLKDFVQTKPTFGTCAGAILLANEVENPKQAGLGALDITIRRNAYGRQVDSSIREGQFLHNPIEMVFIRAPKIERIGDGIEIIATEGSDSVMVRKGKTLAATFHPELSDDSRIHQYFLDMITTETR, encoded by the coding sequence ATGAAAATCGGTGTCCTGGCCCTGCAAGGCGATTTCGACGCTCACCGCCGCCGCCTCGAAGAACTCGGCGCCGAAGTCGTGCTTGTCAAAAAGCCGGAGCAGTTTGAGGAAATTGCCGCTCTTGTCATTCCGGGCGGCGAGTCGAGCACATTCTTGAAACTGCTCGGCGAAGAAGGTTTCAAGAAGTTGAAAGACTTCGTGCAGACGAAGCCAACCTTCGGCACCTGCGCCGGAGCGATTCTGCTGGCGAATGAAGTGGAAAACCCGAAGCAGGCAGGACTAGGCGCCCTCGACATCACCATCCGCCGCAACGCCTACGGACGCCAGGTTGACAGTTCCATTCGCGAAGGACAGTTTCTCCACAATCCCATTGAAATGGTATTCATCCGCGCTCCAAAGATCGAGCGCATCGGCGACGGGATTGAAATCATTGCCACAGAAGGCAGCGATTCCGTCATGGTGCGCAAAGGGAAGACGCTGGCCGCGACATTCCATCCCGAACTGAGCGACGATTCCCGCATTCACCAGTACTTCCTCGACATGATCACTACGGAGACACGCTGA
- the pdxS gene encoding pyridoxal 5'-phosphate synthase lyase subunit PdxS: MSQNNGHNTTSLRLKTGLAEMLKGGVIMDVTTPQQAEIAQRAGAVAVMALERVPAQIRAEGGVARMASPKIIREIMATVDIPVMAKCRIGHFAEAQILEQLGVDYIDESEVLTPADEAHHVDKHAFKVPFVCGARNLGEALRRIAEGACMIRTKGEAGTGDVVHAVKHIRQIVQEMRILTVLGEEELYAKAKEHQAPYELVRMVARDGKLPVPNFSAGGIATPADASLVMQLGAEAVFVGSGIFMKSSTEFADPAEAEKRARAIVKAATHFNDPKVLLEVSEDLVGAMKGLAVSSLDEAHMLQTRGW, from the coding sequence ATGTCGCAGAACAACGGACACAACACCACCAGCCTTCGCCTGAAAACCGGCCTCGCCGAGATGCTCAAAGGCGGCGTCATCATGGACGTCACCACGCCGCAACAGGCGGAGATCGCCCAGAGAGCCGGCGCCGTTGCAGTCATGGCGCTCGAGCGTGTTCCCGCGCAAATCCGCGCCGAAGGCGGCGTAGCCCGAATGGCCTCTCCCAAGATCATTCGCGAAATCATGGCGACCGTCGACATTCCGGTCATGGCGAAATGCCGTATCGGCCACTTCGCGGAAGCGCAGATTCTCGAACAACTCGGTGTCGACTACATCGACGAATCCGAAGTCCTTACCCCCGCCGACGAAGCCCACCACGTCGATAAACATGCCTTCAAGGTCCCGTTTGTTTGCGGTGCGCGCAATCTGGGCGAAGCTCTTCGCCGCATTGCCGAAGGCGCATGCATGATCCGCACCAAGGGCGAAGCCGGCACAGGGGACGTGGTGCACGCCGTAAAACATATCCGCCAGATCGTACAGGAGATGCGAATTCTTACCGTACTCGGTGAAGAAGAACTCTACGCGAAAGCCAAGGAACATCAGGCGCCGTACGAACTGGTGAGGATGGTCGCGCGCGACGGCAAACTGCCCGTACCAAACTTCTCCGCCGGTGGCATCGCGACACCGGCCGATGCTTCGCTCGTCATGCAACTCGGCGCCGAGGCCGTATTCGTCGGCTCCGGAATCTTCATGAAGAGCTCCACCGAGTTCGCCGATCCGGCGGAAGCGGAAAAGCGTGCCCGAGCCATCGTCAAAGCCGCTACCCATTTCAACGACCCGAAAGTGCTGCTTGAAGTCAGCGAGGATCTGGTTGGCGCCATGAAAGGCCTGGCCGTTTCCAGTTTGGACGAAGCGCACATGCTGCAGACGCGCGGCTGGTAG
- a CDS encoding PLP-dependent aminotransferase family protein, which produces MGRKTTSLPLSLPAPAAGVPLYHWLYEQLRIAILEGRLHPGARLPATRDLALAYKLSRATIVTAFEQLKSEGYVEGRTGSGTYVSKVLPDQLLQVGGVPTESRLPRRAVTLSEYAKRLQPFRSRVRYPVRAFRPNQAALNLFPTTLWAQIAARRLRKASTKLLAGGETLGYRPLREAVVEYLNTSRGVKCTADQVLIVSGAQEGLDRTARLLLNPGEPAWMEEPGYPGAAAVLRAVGAKICGVPVDAEGLDLQRGIKRWPRPKLVYVTPAHQFPLGVTMSLRRRLALLEWARKSGVLIFEDDYDSEYRYSGRPVPALQGLDRAGVVIFGGSFSAVMFPAMRLGYLVVPPEMVDVFAAAQSVSTHHPPLLGQAVLCDFIREGHFARHIRRMREVYAERLGVLLKGAREKLAGLVDISNVEAGLQTIGWLGDGLLAEDVAEAAAKKNVEVIPLRRYAFGRVRGNGIVLGFAAVEPRELRRGVEELAAVLRP; this is translated from the coding sequence ATGGGGCGCAAAACTACTTCCTTACCGCTCAGCCTGCCCGCTCCAGCGGCCGGCGTGCCCCTCTATCACTGGCTCTACGAACAATTGAGGATCGCGATCCTGGAGGGCAGACTCCATCCGGGCGCACGCTTGCCGGCAACGCGCGATCTCGCCCTTGCCTACAAATTGTCGCGGGCTACGATTGTTACCGCATTCGAGCAACTGAAATCGGAAGGCTACGTCGAAGGCAGGACGGGCTCCGGAACCTACGTGAGCAAGGTCTTGCCGGACCAATTGCTGCAGGTTGGAGGAGTGCCGACGGAAAGCCGGTTGCCGCGCCGCGCGGTCACGCTTTCTGAGTATGCGAAACGGTTGCAGCCGTTCCGGTCGCGGGTACGATATCCAGTACGCGCGTTTCGTCCGAATCAGGCGGCTCTCAATTTGTTTCCGACGACGCTGTGGGCACAAATCGCGGCACGTCGGCTACGGAAAGCTTCCACAAAACTTCTAGCGGGCGGCGAGACGCTTGGCTATCGCCCGTTGCGCGAAGCGGTGGTGGAATATCTCAACACTTCGCGGGGTGTGAAATGCACGGCCGATCAAGTGTTGATTGTTTCCGGCGCGCAGGAAGGACTGGACCGCACAGCTCGGCTCCTGCTCAATCCCGGCGAACCGGCGTGGATGGAGGAGCCGGGATATCCAGGGGCGGCAGCCGTGCTGCGGGCGGTCGGGGCGAAGATATGCGGAGTGCCCGTCGATGCGGAGGGGCTGGATCTGCAGCGTGGAATCAAACGCTGGCCGCGTCCGAAACTGGTTTACGTTACGCCTGCTCACCAGTTCCCTCTTGGCGTAACGATGAGCCTGCGACGAAGGCTGGCATTGCTGGAATGGGCGCGCAAGTCCGGCGTGTTGATCTTCGAGGATGACTACGACAGTGAATATCGCTATTCGGGTCGTCCAGTGCCGGCATTGCAGGGACTGGATCGGGCGGGCGTGGTCATTTTTGGAGGAAGTTTCAGTGCAGTAATGTTCCCTGCGATGCGCCTGGGATATCTCGTCGTCCCACCGGAAATGGTGGACGTATTTGCCGCGGCGCAGTCGGTGAGTACACATCATCCGCCGCTGCTGGGACAGGCGGTGTTGTGCGACTTCATCCGCGAAGGGCATTTCGCGAGGCACATTCGACGCATGCGCGAAGTGTATGCAGAACGGCTAGGAGTGTTGCTGAAGGGAGCGCGCGAGAAATTGGCCGGACTCGTGGATATTTCGAATGTCGAGGCGGGTTTACAGACGATTGGCTGGCTCGGGGATGGGTTGCTTGCGGAAGATGTGGCCGAGGCTGCAGCGAAGAAGAACGTGGAAGTCATCCCCCTTCGTCGCTATGCCTTTGGAAGAGTTCGAGGCAATGGGATTGTGTTGGGATTCGCTGCGGTGGAGCCGCGGGAGTTGCGGCGCGGGGTGGAAGAGTTGGCGGCGGTTCTTCGGCCGTGA
- a CDS encoding PaaI family thioesterase: protein MATRKSARGRGHSTVYVRLQKNYCFACGKNNPDGMRLRFTYDEKRNGYVCRFRLDKRYTGPPGHCHGGIIATILDEAMGKVNKLRQVVALTSEITIHYLKPVPLNKPLRVESREVKVKGRRHMNMAEILNQKDEVLARGQGLFIAIDPHKMFAGFVDR from the coding sequence ATGGCTACCAGGAAATCCGCCCGCGGACGCGGACACAGCACGGTGTACGTCCGCCTGCAAAAAAACTACTGCTTCGCCTGTGGCAAGAACAATCCAGACGGCATGCGCCTGCGCTTCACGTACGACGAAAAACGCAATGGCTACGTCTGCCGCTTCCGCCTTGACAAGCGCTACACCGGACCGCCCGGGCACTGCCACGGCGGCATCATCGCCACCATCCTCGACGAAGCCATGGGCAAAGTGAACAAACTCCGCCAGGTAGTCGCGCTCACTTCGGAGATCACGATTCACTACCTGAAACCTGTGCCCCTGAATAAGCCTCTGCGCGTCGAGTCCCGAGAAGTAAAAGTAAAAGGACGTCGCCACATGAATATGGCCGAGATCCTGAATCAGAAAGACGAAGTACTGGCCCGCGGACAAGGCCTGTTCATCGCCATCGATCCACACAAGATGTTCGCAGGATTTGTGGATCGCTAA